The following proteins are encoded in a genomic region of Enoplosus armatus isolate fEnoArm2 chromosome 11, fEnoArm2.hap1, whole genome shotgun sequence:
- the creb1b gene encoding cyclic AMP-responsive element-binding protein 1b, whose protein sequence is MKMESVVEAGHGVETVVTETENQQITQAQIATLAQVTMTTGHASATGPTVTLVQLPNGQTVQVHGVIQAAQPSVIQSPQVQAVQISTIAESEDSQESVDSVTDCQKRREILSRRPSYRKILNDLSSDAPAVPRIEEEKAEEDASAAAATPAITTVTVPTPIYQTSSGQYIAITQGGAIQLANNGTDGVQGLQTLTMTNAAAAAQPGATILQYAQTSDGQQILVPSNQVVVQAASGDVQAYQIRAAPASTIAPGVVMASSPALPTGGATEEVTRKREVRLMKNREAARECRRKKKEYVKCLENRVAVLENQNKTLIEELKALKDLYCHKSE, encoded by the exons ATGAAGATGGAGTCAGTGGTGGAGGCAGGGCATGGGGTGGAGACTGTTGTGACTGAGACGGAGAACCAGCAAATCACCCAAGCACAGATTGCTACTTTGGCACAG gtaaccatgacaacaggCCACGCCTCAGCAACAGGTCCCACAGTAACGCTGGTACAGCTTCCCAATGGACAGACGGTTCAGGTCCACGGGGTCATCCAGGCTGCACAGCCGTCTGTTATCCAGTCCCCACAGGTCCAGGCTGtacag ATCTCCACCATAGCAGAAAGTGAGGATTCACAGGAGTCAGTAGACAGTGTGACTGACTGTCAGAAGCGCAGAGAGATTCTGTCACGACGCCCCTCGTACAG GAAAATCCTGAACGACCTTTCATCCGACGCCCCTGCTGTCCCTCGTATCGAGGAGGAAAAAGCTGAGGAGGAtgcgtctgctgctgctgccacaccCGCAATCACTACTGTTACTGTCCCCACACCCATCTACCAGACCAGCAGCGGCCAATACA TTGCAATCACACAGGGAGGAGCCATTCAGCTGGCTAATAACGGTACAGATGGAGTCCAGGGCCTCCAGACTCTGACCATGACcaatgcagcagcagccgcccAGCCTGGAGCCACCATCCTCCAGTACGCACAGACCAGCGACGGCCAGCAGATATTGGTTCCCAGTAACCAGGTGGTGGTCCAAG CTGCCTCCGGTGACGTCCAGGCCTATCAGATCCGAGCAGCCCCCGCAAGTACCATCGCCCCGGGGGTGGTCATGGCCTCATCCCCCGCCCTCCCCACCGGGGGTGCAACTGAGGAGGTCACTCGCAAACGCGAAGTGCGCCTCATGAAGAACAG AGAGGCAGCCCGTGAATGTcgcaggaagaagaaggagtaTGTTAAGTGTCTGGAGAACCGAGTGGCCGTCCTGGAGAACCAAAACAAGACACTAATTGAAGAACTCAAAGCCCTCAAAGACCTTTACTGCCATAAATCTGAGTAG